The genomic segment TTGCTTAATGCCAATATCCGCGATGGTTCACTACGTGAAGCGGCGGTAAACCACGGTGCGCGCGTGTTGCTTTATGAAGCAGGAGAAGCGTTACGTTTTGATGAACTATCCATTCAAGCGGGCGTAAAAGGGGTTATTCGTGTGCTTAAAGCACTCGGTATGGTGAAGAAGCGTATCAGCAACGCAAAAACTGAACCGTTCATTGCAAACCGCAGCGATTGGACTCGTGCCGGTGCGAGCGGATTTGTTAAAGAATACGTTGCTCTGGGTGCCATGGTCGAAAAAGGAGAAGTCCTTGCCGATATTAATGGTCCATTGGGCAACAATATTGATCAAGTGGTATCGCCGAGAGCTGGTATCATTATTGGTAAACAAAACATCCCTCTAGTACAAGAAGGTGAGGCGATGTATCACATTGCATATTTTGGCGATAGTGCGGAAGAAGTATTGGAGCATATCGAGATTATGCAAGAGTCTATCGTTCCCGTAGAGCCGAATATGTAACATTATGCCAAAATTTATTGAAGATAAAATGATCATAGGTAACCTCGAACTGTGCAGCTTGCCTGAGTTGGGGATACACGATCTTGAAGTGCGCATTGACACTGGAGCGAAGACCTCTTCGCTTCATGTTGATAACTTACAACGCTTTAGACGTGACGGTAAAGTGTATGTGCAGTACGACCTACACCCAGATATTTACCACCTAGAGCAGGTCGTTCATTGCGAATCTTTAGTTCACGATTCTCGTCGAATTAAGTCATCGAACGGCGATTCTGAGCAGCGTTGCGTTATCCAAACCTTGTTCCGTTTGGGTGATAAAGAGTGGCCGATTGAGATCACGCTCAGTAACCGACAGGATATGACCTATATGATGTTGTTGGGACGTGAGGCAATGATCAATCGGGTGTTTGTTGATCCGAGCCGAACTTTTATTGTCGATAATTAATAGCACCGATAAAGGGGACATTTGTCCCCTTTGTTATTAATTGTGAATACCGTTTATGAATACGGCTTATGCTTGTGGTCTAGGCGTACTGTTTATGCTCTAGGTGTATTGCTTGTGCCAGCAAGTTACCGCCTTTATTGCGTAAAAAGCACAAAAAAGCGGTAAAAAAAAGTAGAGCATTAAGCTCTACTTGGT from the Vibrio hippocampi genome contains:
- a CDS encoding ATP-dependent zinc protease family protein, whose translation is MEDKMIIGNLELCSLPELGIHDLEVRIDTGAKTSSLHVDNLQRFRRDGKVYVQYDLHPDIYHLEQVVHCESLVHDSRRIKSSNGDSEQRCVIQTLFRLGDKEWPIEITLSNRQDMTYMMLLGREAMINRVFVDPSRTFIVDN